The Flavobacteriales bacterium genome contains the following window.
GATGTACCGGAAATACCCGAACCCTCCGAAAAGCTCATCTGCGCTCATTCCGGTCAGAACATTCGCAAATCCGGCCTGCTGTGCGGCTTTCCCGGCAAAATAATAAGTATTGAAGGTGCTTCCGGGCTGCTCAAAATTATCGATCACGGCATCCCACTCACCCAGGATCTGATCGGGCGACATGTAAACCACCTGATGCGGCACGTCGTGCATTCGCGCGTTCTCGCCAGCAATCTCGCTTTCATCGGCCGCTTTAAAGGCATGGTCCTCCAATGTGAGGGTCACCGCTCCTAAAGTCGGTGCGTGGCACTTGCCCAATGCGGTGTAGTAGGTACTATCGACCCCACCGCTCAATAAGCTGCCCGGTTTCCAGGTTCCTTTGATTTGGCGCCTCACGGCGCGATCCATGGCTTCGTCGATCAGCTCGGCATATTCGTCAAGGGATAGAGTTCTATCTTTTTTACAGTACTTGAGCTCGTGGTAAGTTCGTGTTTCGGTATTTCCATTATACCAGATCAAATGCTGTGCTTTTGGAAGGGCAAATATTCCCTCAAAAGCAGTATACGGTTGAGGCGCACACGGGAATCCGAGTCCGTGCCACAGCGATTCGTAATTGGGCTTTGCCTCGATAAGCCCACTGGCCAACAGGCTTCTAATATTGGTTCCGAAAATCAATAACCCGTTCTTTATGGAGTAAAAGATCGTTTCTTGTCCAAATCGGTCGTGGCTCAAAATGAACCTGTCCATTCCGTCAAAGATCACCGCCGACCACTTTCCGTTCAACTCATCAGCAAAGCGCATTTCCTTCTTTGTCCAAAGGTTCATTAAGTATTTGGCCTCCGAATTTCCGCGCTCAAAATCGTCGTTGAATATTCTTCCGTACGCGATTACTTGATCTCCCGATTCGCTTTTAAGTAAGCCGCGCGAGCCGACCTGCTGGTCTTCGAAATGACGAAAATGCCGATAACCCACCATTCCGATGAGCTCACCGGAGGAGTTTTTGATCTCTTCAATTCCATCTTCGGTATTGCTCGTTCGAGACAGAGCCTTTGCCATGTCTTGCACGCGATTGCCGTGTGCCGGATCAAGTACTTCGGCACTCAGGATACCACAGATTTTTGCCATAAGATCAAAAGTCGGATTTTAATCCCAAAAACGAGCAGTTTCGAGAATATCCTGCCGTTTCTTACCAACGATCAACGTTCCGTTCGCGGTCACCAAGAACAGCTTCGGAAACGGGCGCGAGCAGTGATGACTCCACAAACTGTAGCTGTTGGCACCGGTGTCTGCAATGACTACCCAGTCTCCGGCCTCAGCGGCCGGAAGACCAATTTCCTTTCCGTAGAAATCTCCGCCAAAACAAAGGGGGCCACCGAGATCGGTCGACCTTTCGGGTCCGTTCTTTAGTTCACCTTTTGCGTTGAGCAGGTAGAACTGATGTGGCCATTTTTCGCGACTATAAGATTCGCGAACGAAGGTGTCGGCCCCCAAGTGGGTGATGAGTACTTGGTGGTCGTCAAAGGATTTTACTCCTTGCACCTGAGCCAGTGAAAAGCCGGCGTGGGCGTGATAGTATCGTCCAAATTCTGTGATCACTTCTACGCCCGACGTCCACAACTCCGGACAGGACGACTTGAGCATCTGGCCGTAGGCCGAAATCTCATGCTTCGTTTCCGCTCCGTAATCTACCGGGAAACCACCTCCGATATCAATGAATTCCATTCGCTTTCCGAACCGCGCTTGCAGTTCGAGAAACAGATCGAGCACCGCCCGAATTCCCGCTACCATTTTGTCGTAGGCATGGGCCTGTGAGCTGGTGTGAACGTGGAGGCCCGAGAGCGACGGATTCTCTTCGAATGCTTCAAACACTTCGTTCTTTCGAGCGATGGGGAAGCCGAATTTCGAGTAGGTCCCTGCCACGCTCATACTGGCATCGGAGTCGCTTCCTACTTGAGGGTTTATTCTTAAGCCGATTCGCGCCTTCGGATTCGAGGGCAATAAGGCAAGTTCGTTGAGCGAATCGAGGTTGGTGGTCACCCGCGGATCATTGGCCACAACTTCCATTTCCCGAGCCGTTTTGGCGGGCGAGTCGTACACAATATGTCCGAATCCCGGTATTCGTCGTGCTTGATGGTATTCTCCAAAGCTGGCAGCTTCTGCTTGTAGTTCAAGCGAATAACATGCACGTAGAATTGAGGTCACGGGATTCGCCTTTACAGCAACGGCATGTCGCGTTTTGGGCGGAAAAGCCTCGCGGGCGTGATCTACGCGATCTGCCAAGATCCGGATATCGTAAAAAAATAGAGCGGTATCGTCGGGGTCTACCCGTTCTCGGAGCACTCGTTGGAACAGCTGCTCGTAGTCCGATGCAGCGTGCCTTTTCAATACCGACCTTCTTTTATGAAATGCTCGATGGTTTGCACCAATAAGGTGTCTTCTGACAGATCCATGTCGTGATCGAGCAAGTAGCGCACATTGTGCGATCCGATCGCGAAACGAACGAAACTATTGTCGCCATAGGCCACAGGCTGACCTATGATCACCTTGCGATATTGCGGTAGCAATGGTGAAGGCTCCGTAACAATGGCCTTGTGCAAGGTTTGAAGTTGATCGTGGCTCAAAAAATCTCCGTCCACCTTGACCCTGAAACTGATGATAGAGCTATTGGTCTTTTCTTGGTCGCGCATCAAGTGGGAATATGGAGAACTCTCCAACAGTTCCGTGATGTGCTGATTCCATCGACTGATGGCTAAGTTCACCACACTTTCTTTGTACTCGTTCAAGAGGTTCATCTCAACGATGGCCGACTCCCACCGAAGCAATAGGCCGTAATTCTTGTAGTCGATGAACTCCTCTCTCAAGGCCTTTAATTCGGTAGGAAAATCATACTTGGTATACACCTTTTCAAATCCCCAGGTATTGGGCTTGGCCTCAGCTAATTTGTCGTTGATGGTGTCCGAAACCAATAGAGCTCCACAAAACGGAGGCGACTGGTAGAACTTGGAGCCCGTGATCATGATCACGCAGTTCAACTCCAATAATTTTTGAAGCAGGTCGCGGCTCGTACGAAGTTGACACAAGTCAACGACCCAAAGCACATCTTCCTGACATTCTTCAACAATGCTAATATTGTCTTCAATACCCGACTTAGAACCGATCACCAGATTTCCGATGATGGTGTATTCGTTTTTGTATCGGGCAATGGTTTCCTTGATGGCTTCGTGGTGATCGAGAATTACACCGTGCTCATCACGAGCATTAAAGCTGCGATATTCAACCGTTAGTTCCTGATTTACCGATGCTCCCTTTTCTACAGAATTGAGAATTTGATTTTTGTCAGAAAAGAATTTACCCTGAATGGCCATCGCAGATCCAGAGCCTAATTCCTCCGGGCAAGTCACCAAACTCATGATTGGCTTATCCGGATTCATCAACTTGCTGAACAAAAGCGGGTAATAGCACAAATCGCTACCCGATGGCGCAAAAAAGATGTGGTAATCCAATTCGGCGTTATTCAACAGCCTTTTCAGGCTTTTTACCTGATCACGCCGTACGTCTTCGAAGGCTATCGTGTTCTTTTGAAACCCATTGAACAGGTATGATACCCGCTCATACGCCTCATCCGTGAACACAGAGCACGTGCATGTACCTCTGTTGAATACGTCTTGATTATCGCTCGGGTTGATGTGATACTTGTTCAACCCATTGTGAATCAGCTCAATTCGTTCATCTCCCCCGCTGGTTATGGTATGTTCCAGACTTACGAGCGATGTATCGATCTCGGTCGTTTCCATGCTCACATTTTTCCGGCTGTAAAAGTACATCATTCCCGCGTTATGAACTAATATTCGGAAATATGTGTCATCTTGCGTGCGTTCAATTTACCACAATCCGTGAGTGCCTCAAGTCCCCATATAAACGATGCCCCAATCTTTTTGCAGCCTTGGTTCTTGCGATCCTTGGTGGGTGATGATTTGGTCATAGCTGAGTACCAGAGCGGGGGAGTGGAGGCCTTTTGGCCCATGCAATTGCGAAAGGCAGCGACTTTCCAAATTTTGCAATCGCCCGATCTGGTTCCCTATACAGGTCCGTGGTTCAACTACCCGGAGGATATGGGTTCTTCAAAGCGAGCACGAGAATTTCGCAAAGGGGTGAGCGCTTTGTTGAAAGGGTTTCCTCCGCATCACGCCCTATTCGGGCGGATGAGTCCGGCCGTAGGTGATTTCCTCACCTTGCATTGGGAAGGTGCTACCGTGAAGCCTCGTATCACGTATAGGATACAAGCCGACAAGACCTTAGAGGAGATCAACAAGAGAATGAAGTCCTCGAATCAGCGCAACATCAACAAGGCCAAATCGTTGCGACTGGTTGAAGAGAGCGACACCAGTACGCTTTGGCATTTAAGTCAAAAGACCTTCGGCCGC
Protein-coding sequences here:
- a CDS encoding GNAT family N-acetyltransferase; amino-acid sequence: MSASSPHINDAPIFLQPWFLRSLVGDDLVIAEYQSGGVEAFWPMQLRKAATFQILQSPDLVPYTGPWFNYPEDMGSSKRAREFRKGVSALLKGFPPHHALFGRMSPAVGDFLTLHWEGATVKPRITYRIQADKTLEEINKRMKSSNQRNINKAKSLRLVEESDTSTLWHLSQKTFGRQDLEPHFDGEQLSRVFSACAERGVSRLLSARDEEGNPHSAILFVRDEHFVYYYLGGSDPVFRNSEAFSALIWEGIKWSRKLGLGFDFEGSMHEPIARFFRSWGADREVYYEIERFNSRWAKLLFTLKKAVRK